Proteins encoded in a region of the Panicum hallii strain FIL2 chromosome 3, PHallii_v3.1, whole genome shotgun sequence genome:
- the LOC112884373 gene encoding putative B3 domain-containing protein Os04g0346900, producing the protein MLQQGWRRFCQENSLKEGDICTFNIIESTMRHVNITHYIWKQQETPFPSSRKRKSRYDSSGSEDQKKQSGSITSLKKASLQVKCIYQIGPPAWIRKEMSAKTIKKYLPVPAAFCDAIGFREACTVTFKTSLSSTRSWQVRVLPYKHSSHQVGSGWRRFCRENEIKEVTCAPSTSLIPCSGMSSLCVDKL; encoded by the exons ATGCTTCAGCAGGGTTGGAGGAGGTTCTGCCAGGAGAATAGTCTCAAGGAAGGTGACATCTGCACCTTTAATATCATTGAAAGCACGATGCGGCATGTCAATATCACCCATT ATATATGGAAGCAGCAGGAAACACCTTTTCCTTCCAGTAGGAAGCGAAAGAGCAGGTATGACAGCTCAGGTAGTGAAGATCAAAAGAAGCAAAGTGGCTCCATCACTTCATTAAAGAAGGCATCGTTACAGGTGAAATGCATCTACCAGATTGGGCCTCCGGCTTGGATAAGGAAGGAAATGAGTGCCAAAACAATTAAAAAATATCTT CCTGTGCCAGCAGCCTTCTGTGATGCGATTGGCTTTCGGGAAGCTTGCACGGTTACATTCAAGACCTCACTGAGCAGCACCAGGTCTTGGCAGGTGCGTGTTCTCCCATACAAGCATAGCAGCCACCAGGTCGGGTCAGGCTGGAGGAGGTTCTGCAGGGAGAATGAGATCAAGGAAGTGACGTGTGCACCTTCAACATCATTGATTCCATGCTCTGGCATGTCGTCATTGTGCGTCGATAAGCTTTAA